Proteins from a genomic interval of Arachis hypogaea cultivar Tifrunner chromosome 10, arahy.Tifrunner.gnm2.J5K5, whole genome shotgun sequence:
- the LOC112716375 gene encoding pectinesterase 31 isoform X2 produces the protein MAACLTFTVSQDGSGDFQTVQDAIDAVPLSNTRRTVIRVSPGIYLQPLYVPKTKNFITLAGLTPEDTLLTWNNTASKIDHHQPARVIGTGTFGCGTAIVEGEDFIAENITFENSSPQGSGQAVAIRVTADRCAFYNCRFLGWQDTLYLHYGKQYLKDCYIEGSVDFIFGNSTALLEHCHIHCKSEGFITAQSRKSSQETTGYVFLRCVITGNGEKSYAYLGRPWGPFGRVVFAYTYMDHCIKHVGWDNWGKVENERSACFYEYRCFGPGCSQSRRVTWCRELLDEEAEQFLMHPFIDPDPERPWLAQRMALKVPYTA, from the exons ATGGCGGCTTGCTTGACCTTCACGGTGTCGCAAGATGGAAGCGGCGACTTCCAAACGGTGCAGGACGCCATCGACGCCGTCCCTCTCAGCAACACTCGCCGGACCGTCATTCGCGTGTCGCCGGGAATCTACCTTCAGCCGCTTTATGTCCCTAAGACAAAGAATTTCATCACTCTTGCTGGCCTCACTCCCGAGGATACTCTTCTTACCTGGAACAACACTGCTTCCAAAATCGATCACCATCAA CCTGCTAGGGTGATAGGGACAGGGACATTTGGTTGTGGAACTGCAATTGTAGAAGGGGAGGACTTCATTGCTGAgaatattacttttgagaattcTTCCCCTCAG GGTTCAGGGCAAGCAGTGGCAATTAGGGTAACAGCAGATCGATGCGCCTTCTACAATTGCAGGTTCCTTGGATGGCAG GACACACTGTACTTACACTATGGAAAACAATATTTGAAAGATTGCTATATTGAAGGTAGTGTCGACTTTATCTTTGGCAATAGCACTGCTCTCTTGGAACACTGTCATATTCACTGCAAGTCTGAAGGGTTCATTACAGCACAGAGCCGAAAGTCTTCACAGGAAACAACTGGCTATGTATTCTTGAG ATGTGTTATCACAGGTAATGGAGAAAAATCTTATGCATATCTTGGACGGCCGTGGGGCCCTTTTGGAAGGGTGGTCTTTGCATACACTTACATGGATCATTGTATAAAGCATGTTGGTTGGGATAACTGGGGAAAAGTTGAGAACGAGAGAAGTGCTTGCTTTTATGAATACAG GTGTTTTGGACCTGGTTGCAGTCAATCGAGACGAGTAACATGGTGTAGAGAATTGTTGGATGAAGAAGCAGAGCAGTTCCTCATGCATCCTTTCATAGACCCGGATCCCGAAAGGCCTTGGCTTGCTCAAAGAATGGCCTTGAAGGTTCCATATACAGCATAG
- the LOC112716375 gene encoding pectinesterase 31 isoform X1 yields MAACLTFTVSQDGSGDFQTVQDAIDAVPLSNTRRTVIRVSPGIYLQPLYVPKTKNFITLAGLTPEDTLLTWNNTASKIDHHQPARVIGTGTFGCGTAIVEGEDFIAENITFENSSPQGSGQAVAIRVTADRCAFYNCRFLGWQVAPCLDAFFCIDWLVLSSVHAFIAFMKLVQDTLYLHYGKQYLKDCYIEGSVDFIFGNSTALLEHCHIHCKSEGFITAQSRKSSQETTGYVFLRCVITGNGEKSYAYLGRPWGPFGRVVFAYTYMDHCIKHVGWDNWGKVENERSACFYEYRCFGPGCSQSRRVTWCRELLDEEAEQFLMHPFIDPDPERPWLAQRMALKVPYTA; encoded by the exons ATGGCGGCTTGCTTGACCTTCACGGTGTCGCAAGATGGAAGCGGCGACTTCCAAACGGTGCAGGACGCCATCGACGCCGTCCCTCTCAGCAACACTCGCCGGACCGTCATTCGCGTGTCGCCGGGAATCTACCTTCAGCCGCTTTATGTCCCTAAGACAAAGAATTTCATCACTCTTGCTGGCCTCACTCCCGAGGATACTCTTCTTACCTGGAACAACACTGCTTCCAAAATCGATCACCATCAA CCTGCTAGGGTGATAGGGACAGGGACATTTGGTTGTGGAACTGCAATTGTAGAAGGGGAGGACTTCATTGCTGAgaatattacttttgagaattcTTCCCCTCAG GGTTCAGGGCAAGCAGTGGCAATTAGGGTAACAGCAGATCGATGCGCCTTCTACAATTGCAGGTTCCTTGGATGGCAGGTAGCTCCATGTCTTGATGCATTTTTTTGTATAG ATTGGTTGGTCTTATCATCGGTTCATGCATTCATTGCATTCATGAAATTGGTGCAGGACACACTGTACTTACACTATGGAAAACAATATTTGAAAGATTGCTATATTGAAGGTAGTGTCGACTTTATCTTTGGCAATAGCACTGCTCTCTTGGAACACTGTCATATTCACTGCAAGTCTGAAGGGTTCATTACAGCACAGAGCCGAAAGTCTTCACAGGAAACAACTGGCTATGTATTCTTGAG ATGTGTTATCACAGGTAATGGAGAAAAATCTTATGCATATCTTGGACGGCCGTGGGGCCCTTTTGGAAGGGTGGTCTTTGCATACACTTACATGGATCATTGTATAAAGCATGTTGGTTGGGATAACTGGGGAAAAGTTGAGAACGAGAGAAGTGCTTGCTTTTATGAATACAG GTGTTTTGGACCTGGTTGCAGTCAATCGAGACGAGTAACATGGTGTAGAGAATTGTTGGATGAAGAAGCAGAGCAGTTCCTCATGCATCCTTTCATAGACCCGGATCCCGAAAGGCCTTGGCTTGCTCAAAGAATGGCCTTGAAGGTTCCATATACAGCATAG
- the LOC112716375 gene encoding pectinesterase 31 isoform X4 yields the protein MAACLTFTVSQDGSGDFQTVQDAIDAVPLSNTRRTVIRVSPGIYLQPLYVPKTKNFITLAGLTPEDTLLTWNNTASKIDHHQPARVIGTGTFGCGTAIVEGEDFIAENITFENSSPQGSGQAVAIRVTADRCAFYNCRFLGWQDTLYLHYGKQYLKDCYIEGSVDFIFGNSTALLEHCHIHCKSEGFITAQSRKSSQETTGYVFLRCVITGNGEKSYAYLGRPWGPFGRVVFAYTYMDHCIKHVGWDNWGKVENERSACFYEYRWHS from the exons ATGGCGGCTTGCTTGACCTTCACGGTGTCGCAAGATGGAAGCGGCGACTTCCAAACGGTGCAGGACGCCATCGACGCCGTCCCTCTCAGCAACACTCGCCGGACCGTCATTCGCGTGTCGCCGGGAATCTACCTTCAGCCGCTTTATGTCCCTAAGACAAAGAATTTCATCACTCTTGCTGGCCTCACTCCCGAGGATACTCTTCTTACCTGGAACAACACTGCTTCCAAAATCGATCACCATCAA CCTGCTAGGGTGATAGGGACAGGGACATTTGGTTGTGGAACTGCAATTGTAGAAGGGGAGGACTTCATTGCTGAgaatattacttttgagaattcTTCCCCTCAG GGTTCAGGGCAAGCAGTGGCAATTAGGGTAACAGCAGATCGATGCGCCTTCTACAATTGCAGGTTCCTTGGATGGCAG GACACACTGTACTTACACTATGGAAAACAATATTTGAAAGATTGCTATATTGAAGGTAGTGTCGACTTTATCTTTGGCAATAGCACTGCTCTCTTGGAACACTGTCATATTCACTGCAAGTCTGAAGGGTTCATTACAGCACAGAGCCGAAAGTCTTCACAGGAAACAACTGGCTATGTATTCTTGAG ATGTGTTATCACAGGTAATGGAGAAAAATCTTATGCATATCTTGGACGGCCGTGGGGCCCTTTTGGAAGGGTGGTCTTTGCATACACTTACATGGATCATTGTATAAAGCATGTTGGTTGGGATAACTGGGGAAAAGTTGAGAACGAGAGAAGTGCTTGCTTTTATGAATACAG GTGGCATTCATGA
- the LOC112716375 gene encoding pectinesterase 31 isoform X3 produces the protein MAACLTFTVSQDGSGDFQTVQDAIDAVPLSNTRRTVIRVSPGIYLQPLYVPKTKNFITLAGLTPEDTLLTWNNTASKIDHHQPARVIGTGTFGCGTAIVEGEDFIAENITFENSSPQGSGQAVAIRVTADRCAFYNCRFLGWQVAPCLDAFFCIDWLVLSSVHAFIAFMKLVQDTLYLHYGKQYLKDCYIEGSVDFIFGNSTALLEHCHIHCKSEGFITAQSRKSSQETTGYVFLRCVITGNGEKSYAYLGRPWGPFGRVVFAYTYMDHCIKHVGWDNWGKVENERSACFYEYRWHS, from the exons ATGGCGGCTTGCTTGACCTTCACGGTGTCGCAAGATGGAAGCGGCGACTTCCAAACGGTGCAGGACGCCATCGACGCCGTCCCTCTCAGCAACACTCGCCGGACCGTCATTCGCGTGTCGCCGGGAATCTACCTTCAGCCGCTTTATGTCCCTAAGACAAAGAATTTCATCACTCTTGCTGGCCTCACTCCCGAGGATACTCTTCTTACCTGGAACAACACTGCTTCCAAAATCGATCACCATCAA CCTGCTAGGGTGATAGGGACAGGGACATTTGGTTGTGGAACTGCAATTGTAGAAGGGGAGGACTTCATTGCTGAgaatattacttttgagaattcTTCCCCTCAG GGTTCAGGGCAAGCAGTGGCAATTAGGGTAACAGCAGATCGATGCGCCTTCTACAATTGCAGGTTCCTTGGATGGCAGGTAGCTCCATGTCTTGATGCATTTTTTTGTATAG ATTGGTTGGTCTTATCATCGGTTCATGCATTCATTGCATTCATGAAATTGGTGCAGGACACACTGTACTTACACTATGGAAAACAATATTTGAAAGATTGCTATATTGAAGGTAGTGTCGACTTTATCTTTGGCAATAGCACTGCTCTCTTGGAACACTGTCATATTCACTGCAAGTCTGAAGGGTTCATTACAGCACAGAGCCGAAAGTCTTCACAGGAAACAACTGGCTATGTATTCTTGAG ATGTGTTATCACAGGTAATGGAGAAAAATCTTATGCATATCTTGGACGGCCGTGGGGCCCTTTTGGAAGGGTGGTCTTTGCATACACTTACATGGATCATTGTATAAAGCATGTTGGTTGGGATAACTGGGGAAAAGTTGAGAACGAGAGAAGTGCTTGCTTTTATGAATACAG GTGGCATTCATGA